Proteins encoded by one window of bacterium:
- a CDS encoding DUF3109 family protein gives MLIIDEIVVDDAILKTHFSCCLEICHGHCCATGDFGAPISEEDVEIIDKHLKGIEKYLPEENIRLIKKNGYAETYRSGSRCVESLYDDGPCVFSYKHEGITKCAIHTYCVNTEIDSVQIKPISCSLFPIRVIQLGKIISLRYCQYSECK, from the coding sequence ATGCTGATAATAGATGAAATTGTTGTAGACGATGCTATTCTTAAAACCCATTTTTCATGCTGCCTTGAAATCTGTCATGGGCACTGCTGTGCAACAGGAGACTTCGGAGCCCCAATATCTGAGGAAGATGTAGAAATAATAGATAAACATTTAAAAGGCATTGAAAAATATCTTCCAGAGGAAAATATAAGACTCATAAAAAAGAATGGATACGCAGAAACATATCGAAGCGGAAGTCGTTGTGTTGAGTCTCTTTACGATGATGGACCGTGCGTTTTTTCATACAAGCATGAAGGAATAACCAAATGCGCTATTCATACTTATTGTGTGAACACTGAAATAGATTCCGTCCAAATAAAACCCATATCCTGCTCTCTATTTCCAATAAGAGTTATACAACTAGGGAAAATAATATCATTAAGATACTGCCAGTATTCTGAATGTAAATAG
- the uvrA gene encoding excinuclease ABC subunit UvrA, whose translation MNSSSIIIKGARQHNLKNIDLEIPRNKLVVITGLSGSGKSSLAFDTIYAEGQRRYVESLSSYARQFLEQMDKPDVDYIGGLSPAISIEQRTSAKNPRSTVGTVTEIYDYLRVLFARIGEVYCYKCGREIARQTSQQIVDSIMKFPQSSKIMLMSPIVRGRKGEYSALFEDIRKKGFVRLRVDGNIYNVEDEIKLNKNKKHNIEVVVDRLAIKSDIKSRLSDSVETALKLGEGLILVCINNKKDILFSEHFACIKCGINYSELTPRMFSFNSPYGACKTCNGLGRKMEVDPDLIVPDMNLSINEGAIISWSNPITTKHHRWKAATRRYLFQMLETVSDHYNIDLDIPFKNLSKEHQNMILYGTEEKLDFTLRLRRRIHRHRMKFEGVINNLERRWSQTDSEYVKSEIYNKYMRVRLCPECEGARLSPQSLAVRINKKSIAKICSLSIKSAIRFFNTLRLGKTEEVIAHDILKEVRERLTFLSNVGLDYITLDRTAQTLSGGEGERIRLATQIGSGLVGVLYILDEPSIGLHQKDNRKLLKTLTSLRDLGNTVIVVEHDEQTIRNADYVIDLGPGAGIHGGDLVACGKLEEIIKNKNSITGKYLSGKIKIDTPKQRRKPTEKQLRILGAFEHNLKKINVNIPLGLLVCVSGVSGSGKSTLVDEILYRALAQILYGSKEKPGKHVDIKGFSQIDKVANITQSPIGRTPRSNPATYTGAFDYIRRLFSQVPSSRARGYKPGRFSFNVKGGRCEACKGDGLKKIEMHFLPDIYVTCETCRGTRFNRETLEIKYRDKSIADVLNMTIEESLKLFENIPPVKRKLQTLNDVGLGYIKLGQSATTLSGGEAQRVKLASELSKVSTGRTLYILDEPTTGLHFADVQKLLDVLGKLVDRGNTVLVIEHNLDVLKTADYIIDLGPEGGDNGGEIVAEGTPEQVAKNKRSYTGKFLKKVLEC comes from the coding sequence ATGAATAGCAGCAGTATAATTATCAAAGGTGCCCGCCAGCATAATCTTAAGAACATAGATCTGGAAATTCCACGAAACAAGCTTGTTGTTATTACAGGCCTGAGTGGTTCAGGAAAATCCTCTCTGGCTTTTGATACTATATATGCAGAAGGACAGAGAAGGTATGTAGAAAGCCTGTCTTCTTATGCACGTCAGTTTCTTGAACAAATGGATAAACCTGATGTTGACTATATTGGAGGACTTTCTCCTGCTATCTCTATTGAACAAAGGACCTCTGCAAAAAATCCCCGCTCAACAGTTGGAACAGTAACGGAAATTTATGATTATCTAAGAGTATTGTTTGCACGCATAGGAGAAGTCTACTGTTATAAATGTGGAAGAGAAATTGCGCGTCAAACTTCCCAGCAAATCGTTGACAGTATTATGAAATTCCCCCAATCCTCTAAAATTATGCTTATGTCCCCAATAGTGAGAGGTAGAAAAGGAGAGTATAGCGCTCTTTTTGAGGATATTAGAAAGAAAGGCTTTGTAAGACTCAGAGTTGATGGGAACATCTATAATGTGGAAGACGAGATAAAACTCAATAAAAACAAAAAACACAACATTGAAGTCGTTGTAGACAGACTCGCTATAAAATCAGATATCAAATCACGTCTTAGTGATTCTGTAGAAACTGCTCTAAAACTGGGTGAAGGATTAATTTTGGTATGTATCAACAATAAGAAAGATATCCTGTTTAGTGAACATTTTGCATGTATTAAATGTGGAATAAATTACTCTGAACTCACACCTCGTATGTTCTCGTTTAACAGTCCTTATGGTGCATGTAAAACATGTAACGGACTGGGCAGGAAGATGGAAGTTGATCCTGACCTGATCGTGCCTGATATGAATCTGTCAATTAATGAGGGCGCAATTATTTCGTGGAGCAATCCGATAACAACAAAACACCACCGCTGGAAAGCAGCAACAAGAAGATACCTGTTTCAGATGCTGGAGACAGTTAGCGATCACTATAATATAGACCTTGATATTCCATTCAAGAATTTAAGCAAAGAACATCAAAACATGATTCTGTATGGCACAGAAGAAAAACTAGATTTTACGTTGCGACTCAGACGTAGAATCCACAGACATAGAATGAAATTTGAGGGGGTAATTAACAATCTTGAGAGAAGATGGAGTCAGACTGATTCTGAATATGTAAAGTCAGAGATCTACAATAAATACATGAGAGTCAGATTATGCCCTGAGTGTGAAGGCGCAAGACTTTCCCCTCAGAGTCTTGCTGTAAGGATCAATAAGAAATCAATAGCTAAAATATGTTCCTTATCAATTAAATCTGCTATCAGATTTTTTAATACTCTGCGTTTGGGTAAAACAGAAGAAGTTATTGCGCATGATATTCTAAAAGAAGTCAGGGAACGATTAACATTTCTCTCCAATGTAGGACTTGACTATATTACACTGGACAGAACAGCGCAGACTCTTTCAGGAGGAGAAGGAGAGAGAATTAGGCTCGCTACACAAATTGGCTCAGGTCTTGTAGGAGTATTATATATCCTTGATGAGCCAAGTATTGGACTTCACCAAAAAGATAACAGAAAACTACTGAAGACATTAACCAGTCTGCGCGACCTGGGGAATACAGTTATTGTTGTAGAACATGATGAACAGACAATAAGAAATGCGGATTATGTAATAGATCTTGGCCCGGGAGCTGGCATTCACGGCGGAGATCTTGTAGCATGCGGTAAGCTGGAAGAAATAATTAAAAACAAGAATTCTATTACAGGTAAATACCTGTCGGGAAAAATTAAAATTGATACACCTAAACAAAGAAGAAAACCAACTGAAAAGCAGCTTAGAATACTTGGGGCTTTTGAACACAATTTAAAAAAGATAAACGTAAATATTCCGCTAGGATTATTGGTATGCGTTTCAGGAGTATCTGGTTCCGGCAAGAGCACACTGGTTGACGAAATATTGTACAGGGCATTAGCTCAAATCCTGTACGGCTCAAAAGAAAAGCCAGGTAAACATGTCGATATTAAAGGATTTTCTCAAATAGATAAGGTTGCAAATATCACTCAGTCGCCGATAGGCAGAACCCCTCGTTCCAACCCTGCCACATATACAGGCGCTTTTGATTATATAAGACGCCTGTTTTCTCAGGTTCCGAGCTCAAGGGCAAGGGGATATAAGCCTGGAAGATTCTCTTTTAATGTTAAGGGCGGAAGATGCGAGGCATGCAAAGGTGACGGCTTAAAAAAGATTGAGATGCACTTCCTTCCGGATATTTACGTAACATGCGAAACATGTAGAGGAACGCGATTCAATAGAGAAACTTTGGAAATAAAATACAGGGATAAAAGCATAGCAGACGTCTTGAATATGACAATTGAAGAGTCTCTGAAACTTTTTGAGAACATTCCGCCTGTAAAAAGGAAGTTGCAGACTCTAAACGATGTAGGTCTCGGGTATATAAAATTAGGACAGTCTGCTACCACTCTCTCAGGAGGAGAAGCACAAAGGGTTAAGCTGGCTAGTGAGTTGAGTAAGGTTTCAACAGGCAGGACACTCTATATACTTGATGAACCAACCACAGGTCTGCACTTTGCAGATGTTCAGAAGTTATTGGATGTTTTAGGAAAGTTAGTGGATAGGGGAAACACAGTGTTGGTAATTGAGCACAATTTAGATGTTCTAAAAACAGCTGATTATATTATAGATCTTGGACCAGAGGGAGGAGACAATGGGGGAGAAATCGTAGCAGAGGGAACTCCGGAACAAGTTGCTAAGAATAAGCGCTCATATACTGGAAAGTTTCTGAAGAAAGTTCTGGAATGCTGA
- a CDS encoding Gfo/Idh/MocA family oxidoreductase: protein MKQVRIGIIGVTGRGNLWKHWHNPEGKSVVAGGADISEKALQEFKSEIKGKIFITSDYKELLKRKDIDAIAVMSPDFTHEEYAIAALEAGKHVFLEKPMAITTEGCDNILKAWKQSGKRLMIGFNMRHMRIFQTMKDIADTGTIGEIKAVWVRHFVGSGGRWYFRTWMSERKNATSLLLQKAAHDIDMIHWITGSYTRKVAAFGSLDFYGGNKPNDLTCPECQEKETCTEFKSGKHKYIKCAFRKAIDVEDNTVMIMELENGIKASYEQCHFTPDYWRNYTFIGTEGRMENLDDDSKVIVKTRRSGKWKEFADRTYNIKPVEGGHGGADPVICKDFIEMILTGKEPVSTPEAGRMAVATGCAATESLRNGGKVIKIPSMPALR, encoded by the coding sequence ATGAAGCAAGTTAGAATAGGTATTATAGGCGTAACAGGCAGGGGTAATCTGTGGAAACACTGGCATAATCCCGAAGGAAAATCAGTAGTTGCCGGAGGAGCAGATATTTCAGAGAAGGCATTACAAGAGTTTAAAAGTGAAATCAAAGGGAAAATCTTTATTACATCAGATTATAAAGAGCTGCTTAAAAGAAAGGATATTGATGCGATAGCTGTTATGTCTCCTGACTTTACCCACGAGGAATATGCTATAGCTGCTCTTGAAGCGGGAAAACATGTTTTCCTTGAAAAACCGATGGCTATTACTACGGAAGGTTGTGACAATATTCTAAAGGCATGGAAACAATCTGGCAAAAGGCTGATGATTGGATTCAATATGCGTCATATGCGCATTTTCCAGACAATGAAAGACATCGCAGACACTGGTACTATTGGCGAGATAAAAGCAGTATGGGTACGGCATTTCGTTGGTAGCGGTGGACGGTGGTATTTTCGCACATGGATGTCTGAAAGGAAGAATGCAACCAGTCTTCTTCTGCAGAAAGCGGCTCATGATATTGATATGATTCATTGGATTACTGGCTCTTATACCAGGAAAGTAGCTGCTTTTGGCAGTTTAGACTTCTACGGAGGGAATAAGCCCAATGATTTAACATGCCCTGAATGTCAGGAAAAAGAGACATGTACGGAATTTAAATCGGGTAAACATAAATATATCAAATGCGCTTTTCGTAAAGCGATTGATGTTGAGGATAATACTGTTATGATTATGGAGTTGGAGAACGGCATAAAAGCATCGTATGAACAGTGTCATTTTACTCCGGATTATTGGAGAAATTACACATTCATTGGCACTGAAGGCAGAATGGAAAATCTTGATGATGATAGTAAAGTTATTGTAAAAACGAGGCGCTCTGGCAAATGGAAAGAGTTTGCTGATAGAACATATAATATCAAGCCTGTCGAAGGCGGACATGGCGGAGCTGATCCAGTTATATGTAAGGATTTTATAGAAATGATTCTTACAGGGAAAGAACCTGTTTCAACACCTGAAGCAGGCAGAATGGCTGTTGCAACGGGATGCGCAGCAACAGAATCATTAAGAAATGGCGGGAAGGTGATAAAAATACCTTCAATGCCTGCTCTGAGATAA
- a CDS encoding aminotransferase class I/II-fold pyridoxal phosphate-dependent enzyme has product MLIAEKAASQGREMLYLNIGDPIKFDFKTPHHIIEATYNAMKSGFTGYSPSSGIDEAIESVKNEACRKGIKNIQDIFITNGGSEAIEIALTSLVNPDENVLVPSPGYPLYTAVLTKLGAGINSYYLDEENDWQPDINDIKRKIDKNTRAIIIINPNNPTGAVYTRETLNQIVNLALEHNLVIFSDEVYDKLVFDAEEHIPTACVSKEASVLTFGGLSKSYLSPGLRIGWCVVSGKEENLGDYYRAMQKLTRARLCANHPEQYAIKPALEGDQSHIKEANAKLKGRADITYQMLNAIPSIKCVKPKGAFYAFPKIDVPVSDQKFVSDLIYETGVVVVPGAGFGQKPETKHFRIVFLPEEDVLKKAYEKIRQFMSKYK; this is encoded by the coding sequence ACATAGGTGATCCAATAAAATTTGATTTTAAAACGCCGCATCATATTATTGAAGCTACATATAATGCAATGAAAAGTGGATTTACAGGATATTCTCCATCGTCTGGAATTGATGAAGCGATTGAATCTGTTAAGAATGAAGCGTGTAGAAAGGGAATAAAAAATATTCAGGACATCTTTATTACAAATGGAGGAAGCGAAGCTATTGAAATAGCATTAACAAGTCTTGTGAATCCTGATGAAAATGTATTAGTACCTTCACCTGGTTACCCTTTGTACACAGCAGTGCTAACAAAGCTTGGAGCAGGAATCAATTCATATTACTTAGATGAGGAGAATGACTGGCAGCCAGACATTAATGATATAAAGAGAAAAATAGATAAAAATACAAGAGCGATTATTATTATAAATCCTAATAATCCAACGGGTGCAGTTTATACAAGAGAAACTCTTAATCAAATTGTTAATCTTGCTCTTGAGCATAATCTTGTAATATTTTCCGATGAAGTATATGACAAACTTGTTTTTGATGCTGAGGAGCATATTCCTACTGCTTGTGTCTCAAAAGAGGCATCTGTCCTTACTTTTGGCGGGCTTTCAAAGTCATATCTTTCCCCAGGACTGCGTATTGGATGGTGTGTTGTAAGCGGCAAAGAGGAAAATTTAGGAGACTATTACAGGGCTATGCAGAAACTAACACGTGCAAGACTCTGCGCAAATCATCCTGAGCAATATGCAATAAAGCCAGCTCTAGAAGGGGATCAATCGCATATAAAAGAAGCAAATGCAAAGCTCAAAGGAAGAGCAGATATTACATACCAAATGCTCAATGCTATTCCAAGTATCAAGTGTGTAAAACCAAAGGGCGCCTTTTATGCATTTCCTAAAATAGATGTGCCCGTATCAGACCAGAAATTTGTTTCTGATTTAATCTATGAAACAGGCGTTGTTGTTGTCCCAGGCGCAGGATTCGGACAAAAGCCAGAAACAAAACACTTCAGGATTGTTTTCCTGCCGGAAGAGGATGTTCTTAAAAAAGCATATGAGAAAATCAGGCAATTTATGTCCAAATATAAGTAA